A region from the Chloroflexota bacterium genome encodes:
- a CDS encoding DcrB-related protein: MKISGLFARAASILVLLVAFACGSTPESRKLDATPGNQELDEYYLGEGYKIQPPYGWEVGKVSGIVYFRSPDVEDLTFQANINILEEHAPGITLKSYVDISKQQLPLVLNEYEVINEYASSVNGRSAHFLMSTFRQVEYDLQNLQMFVSNDDSMFVITATALRSTWESYDDLFDAALGSFVID; the protein is encoded by the coding sequence GTGAAGATTAGCGGCCTGTTCGCGAGGGCGGCAAGCATTCTTGTACTCCTGGTTGCCTTTGCCTGCGGTTCCACGCCTGAGAGTCGGAAGCTTGACGCTACGCCTGGGAATCAAGAGCTTGATGAATATTATTTAGGAGAGGGATACAAGATACAGCCGCCATATGGTTGGGAGGTCGGCAAGGTATCTGGAATTGTCTACTTTAGAAGTCCGGATGTGGAAGATCTGACCTTCCAAGCCAACATTAATATCCTTGAAGAACACGCCCCCGGAATCACTCTGAAAAGTTATGTTGATATATCAAAACAGCAGCTTCCCTTGGTGCTAAATGAATACGAGGTGATAAACGAATATGCGTCGTCAGTCAATGGACGCTCTGCCCATTTCTTGATGTCAACATTCCGCCAAGTCGAATACGATCTGCAAAACCTACAGATGTTCGTCTCTAACGATGACAGTATGTTCGTGATCACAGCGACGGCACTGCGATCAACTTGGGAGAGCTATGACGACCTCTTCGATGCTGCCCTGGGTAGTTTCGTAATAGACTAG
- a CDS encoding acetylxylan esterase codes for MSAPAPRTWEFAFDDQVARLDAAHRPSHAFRPGIDFATWRRSLRDAIAALRGPLPTPVDPEPVELERTLGSGYAQTRLVFRTASDVDLPALLLVPDGVDADHPAPAILALHGHGGGKGDLVTPGIYHANAKRFAQRGYVVLAPDAPGFGERAQGFRRYGGRDGCNINFLKLALFGRNMMALALWDDQRALDVLQARPEVDASRIGVAGLSFGGTRAMYLAALDDRPAAVVVSGYLTTFRSYALDAGNFCGSQFLPGIYAVADVPDIHGCIAPRPLLIQAGRSDRGFAIEASRQAHAHLADIYAAAGASERLARDEFDGGHEFLPEAPLEFMDRWLRAR; via the coding sequence TTGAGTGCGCCGGCGCCGCGGACCTGGGAATTCGCGTTTGACGACCAGGTCGCGCGGCTGGATGCCGCGCACCGGCCCAGCCACGCCTTCCGACCCGGCATTGACTTCGCGACATGGCGCCGCAGCCTGCGGGACGCCATCGCGGCCCTGCGCGGCCCCTTGCCGACCCCGGTCGATCCCGAGCCCGTGGAGCTGGAACGCACGCTCGGCAGCGGCTACGCGCAGACCCGGCTCGTCTTCCGCACCGCATCCGATGTTGACCTGCCGGCCCTTCTGCTCGTGCCCGACGGCGTCGATGCCGACCATCCGGCGCCGGCAATCCTCGCCTTGCACGGCCACGGCGGGGGCAAGGGCGACCTCGTCACGCCGGGCATCTACCATGCCAATGCCAAGCGCTTCGCGCAGCGCGGCTACGTGGTGCTGGCCCCCGACGCGCCGGGCTTCGGCGAGCGTGCCCAAGGATTCCGCCGCTACGGCGGTCGCGACGGCTGCAACATCAACTTTCTCAAGCTGGCCCTCTTCGGGCGCAACATGATGGCGCTCGCCCTTTGGGACGACCAGCGCGCGCTGGATGTCCTCCAGGCCCGGCCCGAGGTGGACGCCAGCCGCATCGGCGTTGCCGGTCTGTCATTCGGCGGCACCCGCGCGATGTATCTGGCGGCGCTCGACGACCGCCCGGCGGCCGTGGTGGTGAGCGGCTACCTCACGACATTCCGCTCCTATGCCCTCGACGCCGGAAATTTCTGCGGCTCCCAGTTTCTCCCCGGCATCTATGCCGTGGCCGACGTGCCCGATATCCACGGCTGCATCGCCCCGAGGCCGCTGCTCATTCAGGCGGGACGGTCCGATCGCGGCTTTGCCATCGAGGCGTCGCGGCAGGCCCACGCCCATCTTGCGGACATCTACGCGGCAGCCGGTGCGAGTGAACGCCTCGCCCGCGACGAGTTCGACGGGGGCCACGAATTCCTGCCCGAGGCCCCCCTCGAATTCATGGATCGATGGTTGCGCGCGCGGTGA
- a CDS encoding sugar phosphate isomerase/epimerase translates to MFVYDISTRLACSTLLFRAQSLDRALDGVKAAGIDHVDLWAAPTVLDHVDPAAESAADVQASLEARGLRASSVTAIATSGDDMLQRIGFAAELGARVVIATAPPRDYDRREAADDVRAYGRTAQEAGVTLCLAHQAETWMDTAEEVASFLDDVGHPRVQLSLDPAQAARDGLTFEALADAAGARIGHVHLAGADPDNSDALGAMLDQLEERNYYGMFTFSWDGTADLPPEQVEAGVREARAHVLEVSKAG, encoded by the coding sequence ATGTTCGTCTACGACATTTCCACCCGACTCGCGTGCTCGACGCTCTTGTTCCGCGCGCAGTCGCTGGATCGCGCGTTGGACGGGGTGAAGGCGGCGGGCATCGATCACGTCGATCTATGGGCGGCGCCGACGGTGCTGGACCACGTGGACCCGGCGGCGGAAAGCGCGGCGGATGTCCAAGCGAGCCTCGAAGCGCGCGGGCTGCGCGCGTCGTCAGTGACGGCCATTGCCACATCCGGCGACGACATGCTGCAGCGCATCGGCTTTGCCGCGGAACTGGGCGCGCGCGTGGTCATCGCCACGGCGCCGCCGCGCGACTACGACCGGCGCGAGGCCGCCGACGACGTCCGCGCCTACGGGCGCACGGCGCAAGAGGCGGGCGTCACCCTCTGCCTGGCGCACCAGGCGGAGACCTGGATGGACACGGCCGAAGAGGTGGCGTCGTTCCTGGACGACGTGGGCCATCCCCGCGTGCAGCTGAGCCTCGATCCGGCGCAGGCCGCGCGCGACGGGCTGACGTTCGAGGCGCTGGCCGACGCCGCCGGCGCCCGCATCGGCCACGTACACCTCGCCGGCGCCGATCCCGACAACTCGGACGCCCTCGGCGCCATGCTCGACCAGCTCGAGGAGCGCAACTACTACGGCATGTTCACCTTCAGCTGGGACGGCACGGCCGACCTTCCGCCCGAGCAGGTGGAGGCCGGCGTGCGCGAGGCGCGGGCGCACGTGCTGGAGGTCTCGAAGGCCGGGTAG
- a CDS encoding TerC family protein → METQTEYVAALGQIILFDLILSGDNAVVIGVVASRLRGRQRRLAILFGAGGAVVLRIAFASIATLLLQLPIISLVGGLALFWVGWRLLAPHGDDEHHEAAATFWQALRLIILADVVMSLDNVLTIAGAAHGDISLLVIGLALSIPLLFVGAGLIAFATERLPLIIYVGSALIFRIALVLILEDSAWHGGIDVDSTGQQIVLTWDEAMHGHLAPNAVLEHVAPWLVALAGPALYVLLARWRRRPVMPLWARSSGKTEPPDAPTHEA, encoded by the coding sequence GTGGAGACGCAGACGGAGTACGTAGCCGCTCTGGGACAGATCATTCTGTTCGACCTGATCCTCAGCGGCGACAACGCCGTGGTGATCGGGGTGGTGGCCAGCCGGCTGCGGGGACGGCAGCGGCGACTGGCCATTCTGTTCGGCGCGGGCGGTGCCGTGGTATTGCGGATCGCGTTCGCGTCCATCGCGACGCTGCTGCTGCAGTTGCCGATTATCTCGCTGGTCGGCGGGTTGGCACTGTTCTGGGTCGGCTGGCGCCTGCTCGCTCCTCACGGCGACGATGAGCACCACGAAGCGGCCGCGACCTTCTGGCAGGCGCTGCGGCTGATCATCCTGGCGGACGTGGTGATGAGTCTGGACAACGTGCTGACCATCGCCGGCGCAGCCCACGGGGACATCTCGCTGCTGGTGATCGGGCTGGCGCTCTCTATTCCGCTGCTGTTCGTGGGCGCGGGTCTGATCGCGTTCGCCACCGAGCGGCTGCCGCTGATCATCTACGTGGGAAGCGCGCTGATCTTCCGCATCGCGCTGGTTCTGATTCTCGAGGACTCGGCCTGGCATGGGGGGATCGATGTGGACTCGACCGGGCAACAGATCGTCCTGACCTGGGATGAGGCCATGCATGGTCACTTGGCGCCCAATGCGGTGCTCGAACATGTGGCTCCGTGGCTGGTCGCGCTGGCCGGTCCGGCGCTCTATGTGCTCCTGGCGCGGTGGCGGCGACGGCCCGTGATGCCGCTTTGGGCCCGCTCGTCAGGGAAGACCGAGCCGCCGGACGCACCAACGCACGAGGCGTGA
- a CDS encoding pseudouridine synthase, which yields MSSRTSHTPASDADRDGRQDSRGLRLQVFLARAGRGSRRTMEQAIRGGRVAVDGQTVTTLGVRVDPETQEIRLDGKLVQPKRQPGIVIALHKPPRVLTTTHDPHGRPTVLHLLPSALRRERLYPVGRLDFASEGLVLLTNDGDLAFQLMHPRFGHEREYVVTVRGPEPPGLAQRLTEGVDIGDRRPARALRARRVSQGWQLVLVEGRKRQVRRMFEAVGMRVTRLQRVRIGSVVLGDLAPGAARELGAAEIATLRLQN from the coding sequence TTGTCATCGCGCACCAGCCACACGCCAGCGTCCGACGCCGATCGCGACGGACGACAAGACAGCCGCGGCTTGCGGTTGCAAGTGTTTCTCGCGCGAGCGGGGCGCGGGTCGCGGCGAACGATGGAGCAGGCGATCCGCGGCGGGCGGGTGGCTGTTGACGGCCAAACCGTGACGACGCTCGGAGTTCGGGTTGATCCTGAGACGCAGGAGATTCGGTTGGACGGGAAGCTCGTCCAACCGAAGCGACAACCGGGGATAGTCATCGCGCTGCACAAGCCGCCGCGAGTTCTCACCACCACCCACGATCCGCACGGCCGCCCGACGGTGCTGCATTTGCTGCCCTCGGCGCTGCGGCGCGAGCGTCTCTATCCGGTCGGTCGGCTCGACTTCGCCTCCGAGGGCCTGGTGCTGTTGACCAACGACGGCGACCTGGCGTTTCAGCTCATGCACCCGCGCTTCGGCCACGAGCGCGAATACGTGGTGACGGTCCGCGGACCCGAACCGCCCGGCCTTGCCCAGCGGCTCACCGAGGGCGTCGATATCGGCGACCGGCGGCCGGCCCGCGCCCTACGTGCCCGTCGCGTGAGCCAGGGCTGGCAGCTGGTGCTAGTCGAGGGCCGCAAGCGCCAGGTGCGGCGAATGTTCGAGGCGGTGGGGATGCGCGTCACCCGGCTGCAGCGCGTGCGCATCGGCTCGGTGGTGCTTGGAGACTTGGCGCCTGGCGCGGCGCGGGAACTCGGCGCTGCCGAAATCGCCACTCTACGACTGCAAAACTAG
- a CDS encoding LysM peptidoglycan-binding domain-containing protein, whose product MNSLRRYRLFLTLLVGPALVIAIIVVLIITLFGGDGETDSTAETTTPAVTASPGTGGGVPPARTSPPTLQVRPTQTPVIVDTPTPTVPAEPTATPTPTATPTPTGPIEHTVQADETLSGIADAYGVALDDIVAFNGFANAEVIIFVGQIIEIPTDPSQLAERLDAIPVALTGVVIPSDGLNVRDQPNTATSTVQYVARAGSQLNLTGVFEDIDGIRWHEVEDGNWVQSQYLELGATAAPLPDAPATGTGTGTGAALTGVVIPDDGLNVRNEPNTTTSTVQYVAGGGTQLNLTGEVQEINGIRWHQVDDGNWVQGQYLELGGTAAPAPATTPAPAGTAAPTPTAAATAAATEPPSDEELTAVVVPEGGLNVRPEPSATATPANVAPAGSRLQLTGENTVVDGVTWWELEDGNWVQGQFLRFG is encoded by the coding sequence TTGAACAGCTTGCGTAGATATCGGCTGTTCCTCACGTTGCTTGTTGGACCGGCGCTTGTCATCGCCATCATCGTGGTTCTGATCATCACCTTGTTCGGCGGCGACGGCGAGACGGATTCCACGGCCGAAACCACTACGCCAGCCGTCACTGCCTCGCCAGGAACCGGTGGCGGCGTGCCGCCCGCAAGGACCTCCCCGCCAACGCTGCAGGTGCGGCCCACCCAGACTCCGGTCATCGTGGACACGCCGACGCCGACGGTGCCGGCCGAGCCAACCGCGACGCCAACACCCACCGCGACGCCGACGCCCACCGGCCCCATCGAGCACACGGTCCAGGCCGATGAAACGCTGTCGGGCATTGCCGATGCTTATGGCGTTGCCTTGGACGACATCGTGGCCTTCAACGGCTTTGCCAACGCGGAAGTGATCATCTTTGTCGGACAGATCATCGAGATTCCGACGGATCCGAGCCAGCTCGCCGAGCGGCTCGATGCGATTCCCGTCGCGTTGACGGGAGTCGTGATTCCGAGCGATGGCCTGAATGTTCGCGACCAGCCCAACACCGCCACCAGCACGGTGCAGTACGTCGCGCGCGCCGGATCGCAGCTCAACCTGACGGGCGTCTTCGAGGACATTGACGGCATCCGCTGGCACGAGGTCGAGGACGGCAACTGGGTGCAGAGCCAATACCTGGAGCTGGGCGCCACGGCAGCCCCCCTCCCGGACGCGCCTGCCACCGGCACAGGTACCGGCACGGGCGCGGCGCTGACGGGGGTGGTGATACCCGACGACGGGCTGAACGTTCGCAACGAGCCCAACACCACTACCAGCACCGTGCAGTACGTCGCGGGGGGCGGGACGCAACTCAACTTGACGGGCGAGGTTCAGGAGATCAACGGCATCCGCTGGCATCAGGTGGATGACGGCAACTGGGTGCAGGGCCAGTACCTTGAATTGGGAGGGACGGCTGCTCCCGCCCCGGCGACCACACCGGCGCCGGCGGGGACCGCCGCCCCCACGCCAACCGCCGCCGCGACGGCGGCTGCCACCGAGCCGCCGAGCGATGAGGAGCTCACCGCCGTGGTCGTGCCTGAAGGCGGACTGAACGTGCGCCCGGAACCGAGTGCCACCGCCACTCCCGCGAATGTCGCACCGGCCGGATCACGGTTGCAACTGACCGGCGAGAACACGGTCGTCGACGGCGTGACGTGGTGGGAGCTCGAGGACGGGAACTGGGTCCAAGGCCAGTTTCTACGCTTCGGCTAG
- a CDS encoding MBL fold metallo-hydrolase, translated as MSDAGMTTIPLEDEFGDVMGKARRGLGLEPVELARRADLDEATVQSMEDYERQPTRAESDRLAAALELHGPSLWDVATEAWRPQAQSATLAGGLQVRMIPHPPMRVTMYIVGDPATGDALVVDPGALPETVLETVSEAGWRVTAYLITHGDADHIDALAAVYAQAPAPVWVHEGAQSLVHGVNDSDLNVVTGDGPFTVGPFALEALETPGHAPGHTAYALRDGVLVGDTVFAGSIGGTRTGNLGYAGQLAAIRAKLMTRDDETKFFPGHGPPTTVGEEKLHNPFLA; from the coding sequence ATGAGCGACGCGGGGATGACGACGATTCCGCTGGAGGACGAGTTCGGCGACGTCATGGGCAAGGCGCGCCGCGGGCTCGGCCTAGAACCGGTGGAACTCGCCCGGCGTGCGGATCTGGACGAGGCCACCGTGCAGAGCATGGAGGACTACGAGCGCCAGCCGACGCGCGCCGAAAGCGACCGTCTGGCAGCCGCGCTGGAACTTCACGGGCCGAGTCTCTGGGACGTCGCCACGGAGGCGTGGCGACCGCAGGCGCAGTCGGCCACGCTGGCCGGCGGCCTGCAGGTGCGCATGATTCCGCACCCGCCCATGCGCGTGACGATGTACATCGTCGGCGACCCGGCGACCGGCGATGCGCTGGTAGTCGATCCCGGCGCGCTGCCGGAGACGGTGCTGGAAACGGTGAGCGAGGCCGGCTGGCGCGTGACGGCCTACCTGATCACGCATGGCGATGCCGACCACATCGACGCGTTGGCCGCGGTCTACGCCCAGGCGCCTGCCCCGGTGTGGGTGCACGAGGGCGCACAGTCACTCGTCCACGGCGTCAACGACTCGGACCTGAACGTCGTGACCGGCGACGGGCCGTTCACGGTGGGGCCCTTTGCGCTCGAAGCGCTGGAAACGCCCGGTCACGCCCCCGGCCACACGGCCTACGCACTGCGCGACGGGGTGCTGGTGGGCGACACGGTCTTTGCCGGATCGATTGGCGGCACGCGCACGGGCAATCTCGGGTATGCCGGACAGCTGGCGGCCATCCGCGCCAAGCTGATGACCCGCGACGACGAGACGAAGTTTTTTCCCGGACACGGTCCGCCGACAACCGTGGGCGAGGAGAAGCTCCACAACCCATTCTTGGCCTGA
- a CDS encoding PspC domain-containing protein, with the protein MQRRLYRSEQDRLLTGLSGGMADYFDVDPTLMRLLWVLLAIFTGGVAIIIYFVMVVVVPTGSVPAPGSEPGAVGADDEPAPAGDGPGPGDEPAGGEGATRQASETAAPGAAQTYQPYAPERPSGSRSSSMGGAAFVGLALVVIGVLALLDSLGLLAQFDAWRLWPVILIAFGAFLIIRRR; encoded by the coding sequence ATGCAGCGTCGCCTGTATCGCAGCGAGCAGGATCGCCTGCTCACGGGACTCTCGGGTGGCATGGCGGACTACTTCGACGTCGACCCCACGCTCATGCGCCTGCTCTGGGTGCTCCTGGCGATATTCACCGGCGGGGTCGCCATCATCATCTATTTCGTCATGGTGGTCGTCGTGCCCACGGGCTCTGTTCCCGCGCCGGGAAGCGAACCCGGTGCGGTTGGCGCGGATGACGAACCCGCCCCAGCCGGCGACGGACCAGGGCCGGGCGACGAGCCCGCGGGTGGGGAAGGCGCGACCCGGCAGGCATCCGAGACCGCGGCTCCCGGCGCCGCGCAAACGTATCAGCCCTATGCGCCCGAACGGCCGTCGGGCAGTCGGAGCAGCTCCATGGGCGGTGCGGCATTCGTCGGGCTCGCATTGGTCGTCATCGGCGTGCTCGCGCTGCTGGATTCGCTGGGGCTTCTCGCGCAGTTCGATGCGTGGCGGCTGTGGCCGGTGATCCTGATCGCCTTCGGCGCATTCCTCATCATCAGGCGCCGCTGA
- a CDS encoding proline--tRNA ligase yields the protein MQRLSALFGRTLREDPADATIASHRLMVRGAFIRPLGAGIFSYLPLGWRTLRRIEQVVREEMDAVGCQELLMPVVHPSTLWERTGRFASLGPELVRFKDRAERNMVLALTHEEIALDLAARVVGSYRQLPVSVYHFQTKFRDEPRPRGGLLRTREFTMKDAYTFDPSPESLDATYRQFVTAYVRAFRRCGIEPLVVESDAGAMGGSDADEFHALTSAGEDTIVVCPTCDYGANQEVATTQPPELDDAEPLPMEKVETPGQETIAAVAGYLGIPTRRTLKAVFYWTGEQIAFVAIRGDLDVNEAKLRRALGAPDIRLAADQELTAAGLVPGYASPVGLEQVLVVVDRSVESAANLVAGANMPGVHLLNVNFPRDFAADIVADIADVAAGDPCPKCGAALELRTGIEIGNTFKFGAYYSDKLDAMYLSEGGSPQPIVMGSYGIGITRLAAAVVELHHDEDGIIWPASVAPYDVHVVQLGQAEMQEAAERLAHDLEAAGLTVLVDDRDESAGVKFNDADLLGIPIRCTVSRRTVRADAVEIKLRHRDEREQAASAEAVARVVAERDALLAALSPDAPLG from the coding sequence GTGCAACGTTTGTCCGCGCTCTTCGGTCGCACCCTGCGTGAAGACCCCGCCGACGCCACCATCGCGTCCCACCGACTCATGGTGCGCGGCGCCTTCATACGTCCGCTCGGCGCGGGAATTTTCAGCTATCTGCCGTTGGGCTGGCGCACCTTGCGACGAATCGAGCAGGTCGTTCGCGAAGAAATGGACGCCGTCGGCTGCCAAGAGCTCCTGATGCCCGTGGTGCATCCGTCGACGCTTTGGGAACGCACCGGCCGCTTCGCCTCGCTCGGACCCGAGCTGGTGCGATTCAAGGATCGCGCCGAACGCAACATGGTGCTGGCCCTCACCCATGAGGAGATCGCCCTCGACCTCGCCGCGCGAGTCGTGGGCTCCTACCGCCAGCTCCCTGTCAGCGTGTACCACTTTCAAACGAAGTTCCGCGACGAGCCTCGTCCGCGTGGCGGCCTGCTGCGGACCCGCGAGTTCACCATGAAGGACGCCTACACCTTCGACCCGTCGCCGGAGAGCCTGGACGCGACCTACCGGCAGTTCGTCACGGCCTACGTGCGCGCGTTCCGCCGCTGTGGGATCGAACCGCTGGTCGTCGAGTCCGACGCCGGCGCGATGGGCGGTTCGGACGCGGACGAGTTTCACGCTCTGACCTCCGCGGGCGAAGACACGATCGTGGTGTGCCCCACCTGCGACTACGGGGCCAACCAGGAAGTGGCGACCACGCAGCCGCCCGAGCTCGACGACGCCGAGCCGCTCCCCATGGAGAAGGTCGAGACCCCCGGGCAGGAAACCATCGCCGCCGTGGCGGGCTATCTGGGCATCCCGACCCGCCGCACGCTCAAAGCCGTGTTCTATTGGACGGGCGAGCAGATTGCGTTTGTGGCCATTCGCGGCGATCTGGACGTCAACGAGGCCAAGCTGCGCCGGGCCCTGGGCGCGCCCGACATTCGTCTCGCGGCCGACCAAGAATTGACCGCCGCCGGCCTCGTGCCGGGCTACGCATCGCCGGTGGGGCTCGAGCAGGTCCTGGTCGTCGTGGATCGCTCGGTGGAGTCCGCGGCCAACTTGGTCGCCGGGGCCAATATGCCCGGCGTGCATCTGTTGAACGTAAACTTCCCGCGCGACTTCGCCGCGGATATCGTCGCGGATATCGCCGACGTCGCTGCCGGAGATCCTTGCCCCAAGTGCGGCGCGGCCCTCGAGCTCCGCACGGGCATCGAAATTGGCAATACCTTCAAGTTCGGCGCCTACTACAGCGACAAGCTCGACGCCATGTACCTTTCCGAAGGCGGATCGCCACAGCCCATTGTGATGGGCTCATATGGCATCGGGATCACGCGACTGGCTGCGGCCGTCGTGGAGCTGCATCACGACGAAGACGGGATCATCTGGCCCGCCAGCGTGGCGCCCTATGACGTGCACGTGGTGCAGCTGGGACAGGCCGAGATGCAGGAGGCCGCGGAGCGTCTCGCCCACGATCTCGAAGCGGCCGGCCTCACGGTGCTGGTGGACGACCGTGACGAGAGCGCGGGGGTCAAATTCAACGATGCCGACCTCCTGGGGATCCCCATTCGATGCACGGTCAGCCGCCGCACGGTGCGGGCCGACGCCGTCGAGATCAAGCTCCGGCACCGGGATGAGCGAGAGCAGGCGGCATCCGCGGAGGCGGTCGCCAGGGTCGTGGCGGAGCGCGATGCGCTGCTGGCCGCACTTAGCCCGGATGCCCCGCTCGGATAG
- a CDS encoding sugar phosphate isomerase/epimerase, with the protein MRIGCCASLDVLDAARDAGFAYVEPRVVDLVPDDDETVYAPIRRRIQDAGLPAEAFNVFVPAHHPVVGPKRDLAALRAYVDTAMGRMAELGARSVIFGSGPARTTPSGYDRHLVPGEILEFLALAANAAAPYDLDIVIEPLWREVCDNINTVLEAAVVARQSGSSRVAALADWWHMAREHEPLTNLAESRDRLRHVHVPVPPLPGSPPQSTDAGLPEFLRALTAVNYSGRVSIEDNGKRFDCYSRQAPQALAYLRTHFRR; encoded by the coding sequence ATGCGGATTGGATGCTGCGCGTCGCTTGACGTGCTGGACGCGGCGCGAGATGCGGGCTTCGCCTACGTCGAGCCTCGCGTGGTGGACCTGGTTCCCGACGACGACGAGACGGTCTACGCGCCGATCCGTCGACGAATCCAGGATGCCGGATTGCCGGCCGAGGCTTTCAATGTGTTCGTGCCGGCGCACCACCCGGTGGTCGGGCCCAAGCGCGACCTCGCGGCGCTGCGCGCCTACGTGGACACCGCCATGGGACGCATGGCCGAGTTGGGAGCCCGCTCGGTGATCTTTGGCAGCGGACCGGCGCGCACCACGCCGTCCGGCTACGACCGGCACCTCGTGCCGGGTGAAATCCTCGAGTTCCTGGCGCTCGCCGCGAACGCCGCCGCGCCCTACGACCTGGACATCGTCATCGAGCCGCTCTGGCGCGAGGTCTGCGACAACATCAACACCGTCCTCGAGGCGGCGGTCGTGGCCCGCCAATCCGGAAGCTCGCGCGTGGCGGCGTTGGCCGACTGGTGGCACATGGCGCGCGAGCATGAGCCGCTGACCAACCTGGCCGAGTCGCGCGATCGACTGCGTCACGTCCATGTGCCGGTCCCGCCGCTTCCCGGTTCCCCGCCGCAGTCCACCGACGCCGGCCTGCCGGAGTTTCTTCGGGCGCTCACCGCTGTGAACTACTCCGGCCGCGTCAGCATTGAAGACAACGGCAAGCGGTTTGACTGCTACAGCCGCCAGGCGCCGCAGGCGCTGGCCTACCTTCGCACCCACTTCCGCCGTTGA
- a CDS encoding VOC family protein, producing the protein MAQLLHTRIRVSDLERSIRFYEEFLGFRVISRTDRSPSGNHIVHLELPGNAHTIEFTWSEDYELNVPEDLMHFAIGVPDLIAFCDDLERRGIEIWPDGWREKFPLGRKMAFIDDPDGYEIELLERAE; encoded by the coding sequence ATGGCTCAACTGCTGCACACGCGCATCCGCGTCAGCGACCTTGAACGTTCGATTCGCTTCTACGAGGAATTCCTAGGTTTTCGAGTCATCAGTCGGACGGACCGATCGCCCTCCGGCAATCACATCGTGCACCTGGAGTTGCCGGGCAATGCGCATACGATTGAGTTCACATGGTCCGAGGACTATGAACTCAATGTCCCCGAAGACCTGATGCACTTCGCCATCGGCGTGCCCGACCTGATCGCGTTTTGCGACGACCTGGAGCGCCGTGGGATCGAGATTTGGCCCGACGGCTGGCGAGAGAAGTTTCCGCTCGGACGAAAAATGGCATTCATCGACGATCCGGACGGGTACGAGATCGAGTTGCTGGAGCGCGCGGAATGA